The DNA region ATAGCATAGTAAGCTGTCAAAAAGCGCATTGCTGTGCCCGCCGGACCGATGTCTACGATTTCGGATTTGCAATTTTCGATTTCGGAATTATCAGGAGAAGCGTTTCCTGCCAGAACCTCCTGGCTCTTGGCTCTTGACTGTTGGTTCTCCCTTAAAATACCTGCCAGTAAAACAGCGTCAGCAGCGTCAGATACGTTTTCAACCCTCACTTTACCTTTGCTTAACGCTTCGATGATCAGGGCGCGGTTACACTCACTTTTTGAACCGGTGAGGTTAACCGTGCCGTTAATGAACTTATTATTTCTTTTCAGAATGATGTTATGCATCATTAAAAATATTAGGCGTGTGTAAGTTTTTCTGCTGCCTGGCCCTGAGCGGCGTCGGCGTTCATTACTTCTGTTTGCCTGCGGATAGATTCGTTGTGAACTAATTCAAGCAATTTTTCAGTAAACTCGGCGCTTAATTTTAATGCTTTACCGTAAGTTGTACGTTTTTGAAGGATTTCATCCCAGCGGCCAACTTGTAAAATGGTAATGTTGTTATCTTTTTTGTACTGGCCGATTTTTTCTGCAATCTGCATACGCTCAGCAATTTTCTGGATTAACAGGTCGTCGATCTTGTCGATCTGGTTACGTAGTTCAGCCAGTTTATCGTTTACTTCAGAATTTCTAACTTCCGCTTTACGCAAAGTTAAGTGGTCGATGATATCGGCAAGAGCTGCAGGAGTAACCTGTTGTTTAGCATCTGTCCAGGCTACGCTTGGATCGATATGTGATTCGATCATTAAGCCTTGCATATCAAGGTCTAAAGCTTTTTGTGAAACATAACCGATCAGATCGCGATTACCTGAAATATGGCTCGGGTCATTAATAAGAGGTAATTCAGGAGCCAGGGTTTTTAAGGCGATAGCAACATCCCACATCGGTTCATTACGGAAAGCAGATTTTTCGTAAGATGAGAAACCGCGGTGGATCGCAGCTAATTTAGTAATACCTGCATTATTGATACGCTCTAAAGCGCCGACCCATAATGAAAGATCAGGATTTACCGGGTTTTTAACCATTACAGGCACATCAACACCTTTTAAAGCATCGGCGATTTCCTGAACTGTGAATGGATTGGCAGTTGAACGTGCACCTACCCAAAGGATATCAACACCGGCTTTTAAAGCTTCTTCAACGTGTTTTGCTGTAGCAACCTCAACAGCTGTTGGCAAGCCTGTTTCTTCTTTAGCGCGTTTTAACCATTCCAAACCAATGCTGCCAATACCTTCAAACTCACCCGGGCGTGTACGTGGTTTCCAGATACCTGCACGCAAAGCTGAGATTTTACCTGTTTGGGCTAATAAATGAGCTGTGGCTACTAATTGTTCCTCTGTTTCAGCGCTGCAAGGGCCTGAAATAACCAAGGGCTCCTTACCTGTTTTAATCCAGGTGTTAAGCGGCTGTATGTTTAAATTTAGTTTCATCGTTTTTTTGTTTGTCCGGCGATAGCCGGGAATGTTAGTTAATAATTTAAATTATGTTAGTTTTTTGGGTTTCTGCTTGTTAATGGTCTTTATTTATACATTACGCCTGATATTGATATACTTGCGGATGCTCCGTTCGGCCCGGCGAGGTTTTGGGCTCACCGCATGCTCATCATCGTGCCTTTCGTACTCGCCAAGGATATTGAAGTTATGGGTGTACTTAAGGATTTGCCTTATGGAAGCGTCATATTGTTTTTGCTCTTCCCATTCTATATCTACATAAAAATTGTACTCGTTGCGCTTGCCCAAAATCGGCATCGACTGAATTTTGCTCATATTTACACCTTCTTCGGCAAAAATATTAAGCACTTTAGCCAACGCACCAACTTTGTTACTCACCTGGAAGCATAAAGAAGCTTTGTTAGCCGGTTTCTTCTCGATATTATCATGATGGGTAAGGATCAGAAAACGGGTAAAGTTTCTTTTGTTCGATTCGATGCGGCGTTCCAAAACATCCAGACCGTAAAGCTTGGCGGCTAAGGAGTTTGCAATAGCAACCGTATCTGTTAGCTGTTCATCCCTGATGCGTTTAGCACAGGCTGCAGTATCACTGCTCTCCACAATTTTAAGGTGCGGATATTCGTCAAAAAAATCAACACACTGGCGTAAGGCAATGGGGTGGGAGGTTACATATTTGATATCCTCGAATTTTACCCCGGGTAAAGCCATCAGGTGCAGTTGAATGGGCAGGTAAATTTCACCAACTACGGGAAAGCCATAATCAAGCAGCAAGGTATAGTTTGGCAGGATGCTGCCGGCGATGCTGTTTTCGATAGCCATTACCACATAATCGGCCTCACGGTTTTTTAAACTCTCAAATGTTTGTTTGAAAGAGTTGCATTCAATGGTCTCGGTGTTTTCGCCGAAGTATTTCAATGCAGCTTCTTCGTGAAAAGAGGCCCGGATACCCTGAATTGCGACTTTTGGTTGTTCTATTTTCATAAACCTGCTTAAAGCAAAAAGTCCCGGCTGGTAGGCCGGGACTTTTTAGTTTCTTTATATGTTTGTTTTGTACATATTAGTCCCGGCTCTCACTGGTAAAGTAAAAGTAGTAGCCAAAGAAGTATGCACCTGTTAATTTCATTTGTCGTTTTTTTATTACGACGTAAATGTACGGTAAAAAAAGAGTTTGTCAATAGAAAATTTTATTTTTTGTTAAAAAAGAATAGTCAACAAAATTAAATTTGGCGAAAGTCGGTTTTTTGATTCGCCAAACGTTGTTTTTCCGATGTAAGTTATCTTAACACCCGATTTTTCAGGATGGTTTCATTAAAGGTACGGGTTTGCTCGTCAGAATACCCGGATTTTTGTAACTGTTTTGCTCGAGCTTGGATATTAACTGCAGTATTGTTTTAGGTATGCTTGAAGGCAGCATCCAAATATACTGTGGCTAAGCGGCTGTTTCGTGTTTTTTATGCGTCTCTTCCATCGCTTTATATTCGCGTTGCAATATGCGCGCGGTCTGGGTACTGCCATCATGGCTCCATCCCGGAGGATTTAAGAGATAGCCGATCTTTGATTTAAGATCGGGAGCATTTTTTACATCATGCAATAAAGCCTTCCATTCATGGAATAGAACATTCACAGGCCCCATATCTTCAGGCTGTTTGGTTAAGCCATATTTAACCGGCTCTGGTAAATCTTCATCGCGGAAAGTACCAAATATTCTGTCCCAGATAATCAATACCATGCCCATGTTTTTATCCAGGTAAGGAATGTTTGATGCATGGTGTACACGGTGATGGGCAGGTGTCACAAAGATCCATCCGTACCATTTTGGCAAGGGAATTTTGTACTGCGTATGCACGAGGTTGCCGTATAGCTGTGTAATTAAATAAGCATACAAGATATCTAAAGCAGTAAAGCCCATTACCGCCAATGGTAAATAAAAGAACACCCTGTAAAGGGGTTCAAAAACTGTAGATCTAAAACCTGTTGTAAAATTAAAATGCTCGGACGAGTGATGGGTAACATGCATCGCCCAAAACATTCGGCAGTAGTGCCCGGTGTAATGCAAAACCCAATATAAAAAATCCTGCACTACGACAAGGGTAAACCAATACAGAAATATATTATGAATCTGGAATAACCTAAAATGCAGGTATGTATAATCTAAAATAAAAAAAGTAAAAAACTTAACGCAAAGGTTGATTACAACAGCCAGGGCAGTAAGGTAGATATTGGTCAGCGTATCGCGGGTTTCATAGTACTTGCGATCTTCCCAATAGCTCAGAGCCATTTCAACAAGCGTTAAAATAACCAATAAGCCCATTAAAACAAGGGCCGCCTGATTTCGCGGATCTAAATGCTGAAGCATGTTACAAGTTAATGTAATATCTTAAACTTTCACAAAGTTCGTGGGCAGTGCACACATTATCAATACTAAACTCACCTATATGTGTTAATAAGGTGCAATTAATCTCATCACCAACGTTCTTTTTGTCCTTTTTCATATTCAACAGCAGTTCGTCGAAACTGTCTTCATTGATGGTATGCCTGGGATAAAGATCGGTCAATACCTTTACAATTTCATGAAGTTCTTCTGAAGGCAACCCTGTTTTTTTGTGGGCGAGGTATGATTCGCAAATCATGCCGATAGCTACGGCTTCACCGTGCGAAAGGCTATCTTCATCATGCAGTAAAGAATAAGTTTCGACAGCGTGGCCGATAGTATGCCCAAAGTTAAGCGCTTTACGGATGCCTTTCTCGTGCGGGTCTTGTATGGTAATTTCGTTTTTGATCTGTACCGAACGATGTACCAATTCAACCGATGGGTTTTTCAGGTCGCTGTTTTTTAGTTTGTTCCAGTAAGCGGCATCAACAATTAAACCATGTTTGAGCATTTCGGCCAAACCTGAAAGGATCTGGCGCGGCGGGAGGCTTTGTAAAAATTCATGTGCTATAAACACAGCTTTAGGCATAGTGAATGTACCGATGATGTTTTTAATCCCATCAACATCGATACCTGTTTTGCCTCCAACCGAGGCGTCAACCTGCGAAAGCAGGGTAGTAGGCACCTGTACAAAATCTATCCCTCTTTTGTAAGTAGAAGCGGCAAAGCCCCCCATATCTGTAATAACGCCACCACCTAAATTGATCATAAGGCTCTTGCGGTCAGCACCAAAGTCAATCAGCATTTTCCAAACACCTACGCAAAAATCAATGTTTTTGCTTTCCTCGCCTGATGAAACCTCGATCAGGTCGTAATTATTAAAGTCTGTAAGTTTGCTGGTAAGTAACGGCAGGCAATGTGCGCCCGTGTTTTCGTCGGTTAAAATAAAAAATTTTGAATAGTTGCCTTTTTTGATAAAATCAACCAACTCATCAAGGCTATTATCGAAATAAACCGAGTAATTATCGCTTAAAATAGTGTTCATTATTATATTACTATAATTTTATTTCCATCGAACTCAACCGTGTCACCTCTTTTTACTTTGAGTCGTTTTCGGTAATCAACCGCGCCGTTATACTTCACGAGGCCTTCAGTTACAACTATTTGCGCCTCGCCGCCGGTTTGCACTAAGTTCACAGCCTTGAGTAGCTGGATCATTGGGATAAAGTCCCCTTCTAACTTAAATTCGATCATGGGATGGCAAAAATAAACTATTCATGCAATTATGAGTTATCATTTTATAATTTTGCAGATGACCTCTAACGAAACTAACAATAATCAAGGACGAACTACGCCCTCGTTCGAAAATACAGAAATAGCTTTTCGCCATTCATCCAATGCCGATCTTAACCGGGCGTACTGGCTGTTCAGGATGATTAATGTCAACTTTTTAGTGAGGATTGGCCCGCCGATTACCAATTTTGCCATGAAGATTGGTTTGCCGATAAAGAGTATTATCAAAGCTACCATATTTAAACATTTTTGCGGCGGTGAAACTATTGCCGAATGTGATAATACCATCAAAAATCTTTATAGCGGTAGGGTAGGTACTATCCTGGATTATTCGGTAGAGGGAGAGGAAGAAGAAACCGTATTTGATAATACCCGCGATGAGATTATCCGTACTATTGACCGCGCTGCCAAAGACAAAGCTATTCCGCTTACTGTATTTAAAATAACAGGCGTAGGCCGTTTTGGCCTGCTTGAGAAGCTTGATGCGCGCCTTAAACTAAACGATACTGAAGAAGAGGAGTGGAGAAGGGTACAAGCCCGGGTGTTGGCGATATGTGATAAGGCATATAAAAACAATGTACCGGTAATGATAGATGCAGAGGAAAGCTGGATCCAGGATACCATCGATCTTTTGGCACTTACAATGATGACTCAGTTTAACAAGCAAAAACCGATAGTATATAATACCTATCAAATGTACAGGCATGATAAACTGGCCTCGATGTTAAACGATCATGCTATTGCTCAAAGCGAAGGCTTTATCTTGGGAGCGAAAATAGTACGCGGTGCGTATATGGAGAAAGAGCGCAAACGTGCCGAAGAAAGAGGTTATCCTTCTCCGATTCAGCCCGATAAAAAATCTGCTGATCTTGATTATGATTCAGCACTTGATTATTGTACCAGTCATATCAATGAAATAGCTTTTATAGCAGGCACACATAATGAAGAAAGCTGCCGTTTGCTGGCCGAATTGCTGGATAATAAAAGTATCGATCATAAACATCCGCATGTTTATTTTTCGCAATTGCTTGGCATGAGCGATAACTTAAGCTTTAACCTCGCCCATGCCGATTATAATGTAGCTAAATACGTGCCTTATGGACCGGTAAAGGCTGTATTACCATATTTATTTCGCCGTGCACAGGAAAATACGGCAATAGCCGGGCAAATGAGCCGCGAGTTAAGCTTAATTACAAAAGAAAGAAAGCGCCGAAGCGCTTAACTTATAAAACTACCATACAAGAGAGCATTTATTAAATTAGTTGCTCTCTTTTTGCAAAGGACTGTATAGTATCCGGAGCCGTCATAAGAAAGGTCTGGATGCCCAACTTTTTTGCGGCCTCCAGGTGCTGCGGGCTATCGTCAATAAATAAGGTTTCTTCGGGCTTTAACTTATTTTCCTTAAGTACCTGCTCAAAAATTGCAGGCTCTGGCTTGCGTTTGCCCGTAAGGTGCGAGTAATATGTTTTTTCGAACAGGTGATCGTTCCCCTCAAAACCGAAATCGGTTTTAAGATAGTTCATGATATAATCATAATGGATAGCGTTAATATTGCTAAGCAAAAAAGTACGGTATTTGTCTTTTAGCTTTAACAGTAATTCGTGATTCCCTTCGGCAATTCCGACCAATATACTGTTCCATGCAGCATCAATCTGAAGATCGGTAAGGGAAGAGTCGTTGGTTTTTTCTCTTACGTAATCCCTGAATTGTGCTGCGGTAACTTCGCCACGATCAAATTTATCAAAAATTTCATCCTGGGTTTTGTGGCCAAAAAACGCTTCGGGGTTACTTATACCTAATTGATTCCATGATTGTTGAACACGGAGAAAGTCGATACTGAAAATAACGTTACCATAATCGAAGATGATATTTTTAATATTTTCCATAAAAAGAGTTTGAGATATGGCCGCAAATATGTAAAATTGCACCCGCAAACAAAAACAAAATAACTGCGCCTATAGCTCAGTCGGTTAGAGTAGAAGACTCATAATCTTTTGGTCCCTGGTTCGAGCCCAGGTGGGCGCACTTAGTAAAAAAGCCGTTTCTGCATCAGAAATGGCTTTTTTTGTTTCTAAACGCCGAGTTCGGTCCCTCAGCAGCATCGTCACTGTGAAGTTTTCGTGACGAGATTTACAGGTTTTTTTGTTGAACTTGACACGTAATCTTCACAAATACGTCACGAAGATTTCGGGTCATAAATGTAAATTTTATGGCAACTGTAGCTGCAGTCGTTTATGAACACCACAAAAAAAATGATGGAACTTTTAACGTAAAAATTAGGGTCTATCACAAGTCGCAAAAGAAGTATATTGATACTACTCATTTTGTCTCAAGGAGACAATTGGATGCGGAATTCAATATCAAAGACAAGTATCTTTTACGGGTGCTTGAAGAAACTCTCGAAGAATATCGCGAAGAGATCACTCGACTTAAAAGTAAGATCGATTTTCTTACCTGTGAAGGCTTACGTGACTATTTACAAAATTTGAACAGCGATATTGATTTCATAAAATTCGCACAGGAGCACATCGATCGATTGATCGAAGAAAAACGAGAGCCTTACTCCAAATGCTTTCGAGTAGTGAGGAATAGTCTGATCGATTATTTCAAACGTACTTCCGCTTCAATCACAGAAATCACGTCGACAATGCTCCATAGCTATGAGCGCTTTCTAAAAAGTGAAAGAACGCATAAACGGATCAATCAACTGGGTAAAGAAGTTACAACTACGGAGAAAGGATTGACGGAGAGTGGTCTTCACAATCACATGAGAGATCTAAGAACCTTGTTCAATGCAGCAAGGAATCTATACAATGATGATGATCTCGGCATTTACAAGATAAAGCATTATCCGTTCAAAAAATACAAAATCGGATCTGCCCCACTTACAGAAAGTAGAGATAACACAATTGAAGAGGTGAAGACCATCATGGAATGTGTGGCGGAGTCCGGTAGCCGTGCGGAGTTAGCGAAAGACCTTTACATGCTTTCATTTTTCATGTGTGGGATGAATGCGGTCGACCTATATAATTCTGAAACCAAGTGGATCAAAAATGGCAGACTTGAATATAATCGTGCAAAAACGAAAGGCAGGAGAAAAGACAGGGCTTTTATCAGTATCAAAATAATTGATGAAGCGATTCCATTATTAAATAAATATATAGGTAAGTTAACGACCAGATATTGCAATTACGAAGGCTTGGACACTGCCCTATCTGATGGCATGAAGAAGCTTAGGGAACTGACAGGTATTCCTGATATTACACTTTATTGGGCTCGGCATACATTTGCTACTCTTGCCAGAAATGAGTGCCGGATGAGTAAAGATGACGTTGGTCAGGCATTAAACCATATTGATAATGGCCATCGTACTACCGATATATATATCGCAAAAGACTGGCGTATAGTGGATGAGGTTCAGGAGAATGTAGTCGATTTGCTGCGCTCAATCAGTAAAGATGTCGAGATCCTTCAAATTGATCCAATTGTTCAACGCGGTGCTATGCGAGCTATCTATGCTTAAGTGTTCTCTAATGGAATCGTTGAATTCTAAAGACCGAATAGATCTATTAATATTTGTATTAGTAGCTTAATCCCTCAAACACTCGGCTAAGTTTGGTATCTTGCTTTTCCTAACCATCGCAAACAATAATGAGAATAACATCGATAAAAGGACTAACACAGGAACAGGAAAGGATATATGATGGATTGTTGCAAATAGGTGAGCTGCTTGCCGCCTTTTACATTGACGCGGTTCTCATTGCCCGCGAACAATGTTTCTTACAAACAAAGGTCAATTTAATTGCTCATTGTGCGCGTGAAATAGACGGAGGTTTACGGGAGATTTTTGTACCTGATAGGGAAAAATTAACCGTGGAAGCCACTCTGCCAGGAAAAAACAAAGGACATTATGCGTCGATACTTGTTGCATTAGGAAACAACAATACGGCAATTGCCGACGAATGGCTTGATGTTGCAAAACGGTTTCACGGTTTGGCTCATCGCCATCAACCGTGGTTGAAACCCAAGAATGTTTCCGAAGTCTTTGAACTATGGGCGCGTTATGAAAAAATCCTATTCATCTTAACGGGCTCATTTTATGCGATTAAGGACAGGATCGACCAGCTTACGAATTTGGCTGTTCCGACGCCAGAGATCATAGAAGTGCTCAAAAACCTGAATCAGGGCCGCCAAAATGAATTTCAATTTTTTAAAAACCTTAACAAACCTGATTGGCTAAAACCACTGTTTGAGGCCGGTGCATTTGATCTTGCTAAACAAGAACCTGTGTATGACCACTTAGGCAGACAAGTCCTAATTGATTGGCTTCCTTTACGCTATTTGGCGAACATTGCTGAGGCTGCTACCATTAGGAAGGAAAAAATAATAGTCGACATCATCGACGGTTTAAAAAAACAAGTTATAGCAAGAGAATTTTTTGTTGACGACTACTCTGTTTATATGATATACAAAACATTAGGTGGTCTGCGGAATTACATATTTAATCAAAGTGATGTAGAATTTCTCAATGCCTATTATGATTATGCTCCCCGTGGCCAATTTCCATTGCACGAATCTTACTTATTGGAAACTTTAGTGAAGAAATATGTGACCGGCGGACAGAAAGATGGCCTTATGACGTTGCTCACTTATTGCTTCGGATTTCGAAAAAAAGAAGAAAAAGTGGATTTCTTTAAAGAAATTGGGATATATACCCACAACAGCATTTTTCCCAATTTTTCATCTATAACTCACCACTATACAATAGACGACTTTTTGTCCAGGATCATTGAGATTACCGGCACCGATTTGCTCTTTGCTCTTAGTGACACCGTTGAAGAACTCGCCGAAGTTAGATCGTATGAATTAAATAGTATTCCCTCTGTTGAGGTCAGTCAGCAAACTGAAATGTACATGCATGACTGGATACTAAACCTCGTAGAATTTATACGTAACGGGGCAGAGTCATTGTCAAAAGAGGAACTTATATCTTTTGTAAAGCATTTGCTTAGTAAAGAAACGGATATACTTCAGCGTATTGCTATCCACCTGATTCGGTTTTCTTACGAGGATACCAGTGATCTGTTTTGGGATTGGATTGGCGCGAACCGCTTGAAAGGATACTTTAACATTCATGAATTATACTTACTAATTCAAATTATATCTGGAAAGCTCAATATCGAAGAATTTAAAAAGCTGGTCGATTGGATCGAGCAAATGCTTTATGAGTCAGAACATTACAAACAGGAAGAGTTGGTGAGGTTTAAAGCACATCGCATTCGGTGCTACTTTTCAGCTTTTCAACCGGAGGAACAACCACAGGCAGATTTATTAAAAGAAAGATCAGCGCATTATCTGCAGATAGATAGCTGGCCACTGGAGCATCCTGAATATGATACTTATTCGACTTCAAGCATGGGTTATGATATTCCTATCCAGGCTGTCGAACTTGAAGCCATGTCCGTGAATGAACAAGTTGCATATATAAAAGCATTACCAAAAAAGGATGACTTTGATACTACACCACAGGGATTAGGTCTTTTGCTCAATAACGCGATTATAGGAGCGCCGGGAAAATATGAATCTGCTTTGCCAGAGTTATTGACATTGGGCGATTTGTATTTACAACAAGTTATCAGCTCTTTTGGCTGGGTAGTTAAGAATGGTACATTATCGGATTGGAAAACGCTGATAACAAAAATAGATGAAAGGTTGCTTAGGGGTGAAAATCCCCAGGCGGGCTTGAATGACTATGAGCAAACACTTACTGCTTTGGCAGAATTACTTGTCCAACTATACGAACACGGCGATAAATTCGACTATTCACTGGATGACCTTGATTATTTGATAGGTCTTTGTGAAAGGTTGCTGTTGATAGATTTTCCTAATCAACTATCTGAAAGTTCTTATCGCGACCATCTTTCTGATCGGCTCAACAGCCTTTGGGGTAAGGCTTTTGACGCGCTGGTTGGCTTTAATAGATTCTGGTCAAATCACGCCGAAAACAAAGGCGGAGTCAAACTTAACAAAACTATTTCCGCTTATATAGAAAAATATATTAGCAGCCCCGAAACCACACCACCGTCCTTTTTTATCAATATAGGATGGCACTTCCCATATTTGTTGGCAATTGGCCCAGAATGGTGCGCAAAGCATGCAGGGCAGTTGTTCCCTATTGAACATGGGTATCAATTTGGGCTGGTGATTGATAACGTTTTATCCCCATATCAGGAAGTTCACAAAAACGTATTGCTGTATTTCGGTGATAATAATTTAAATGCCTATCTGGTAAATCGGAAATACTCTGACGAAGCCAGCTTCAATAGAGTTTGCCGTTATGCCTTAACAGAGTTAAACTATATTGATAATCAGTCTATTGATAGGCAAGGGTCATTGATAAATCTAATAGTAGAAAAGGGCGATCCGGAGCAATACAAAGCGCTGATTACTGTGGCTTTACAAAATAAACATGCAAACGAGATGGCGATGATGACGTTATGGTCAAATCTCCAGGATCGTATATTAAAAGCGGAAAAAGAATACGAAGTTGTAATAGCCAATGTTGGTAGTCTTGCTTTAATAAGTGGTGTTTCCACACAAACGCTTGATTTATTGGATAAAGCGATCCCATATTTAAAAAATGGGTCGGTACCTTACCAACTTACAGCGCTATTATCGCGAAGATTTGAAATCTCGCCAGTTCGGATTGCGGAAACTATATTAGCCATTTGGGATCAGACGAAATTACGGGTTATGGTTACCGAGGAATTATCCGATTTCATAGAGAAGCTGTATGCACAAGGTTTCAAAGCATCAGCAGATGAATTATGTATTTACGTGGGTGGGCTGGGGAACTATGAACTGAAGCCTATATTTGATAAATACCAGGTAAAGAATTTACCGTCATTAAACGGAGATGGCTTATAATTAAATATGGGAGATGTTTTGAGGATACCAATTTCCGTTGCCTCCCCGAATTGTTGGAAATTAGAAAACGACGTTAACTGTTTTCTAAAAATAAAACTGTTTGTACCTTAGTGAAACAAAGCCTTAGTGCTATCATACTTAACCTTATTATTTATTAATTGGAAATCTCAGAAGAAAAACTTAAGGCACTAAGAACTTATACATGTTCAGTTATGAACCATGTATATTGGGTTAAGCAAGCCTTTGATGTAGTTCCATCAAAGGAGCATTATGCATCCTGTATTAATTATGTCGATTTACAAGAATATAGAGATGAGTTCTGCGATGAACTTGTCAATACTATTCCTGAATGGATATATAGTAACAAGAAAGCTGCCGAGATAATCGACCAAATGATCACCGAAGAAGGTCGAAGTCCTCGAAATGCCGAGTCTGCACTACGAACTGCTACCTTTCATAAATTCAGAAATGGAGAGACAGACGAAATGTTACTTCAAGGGCAGTTTGGAGAACTGGTTCTATTCAATCTACTTCAAGTATTTTTTGACGCAATACCTTTGCTACGCAAAATGTCTTTGACAACGTCAGAGAAAATGGAACGTTATGGCGCTGATGCAATTCATTATAACTATACTAATTCCAAGCACTTACTGTATTTAGGTGAGGCTAAAGCGTATATTAGTTCGTATCAGTTTAATACAGCCTTTGAAAAAGCCTTAAACAGCATTTTGGATAGCTATAAGAATCATAGAACCGAGCTCAAACTTTACATCTATGATGACTTCCTGGATGACGAACTTATACCGATAGCCCAAGCTTACAAAAATGGCACTTTGAGACCTGTTGAATTACAGTTTGTGTCTGTGATACTTTATAATGAAACCAATAGAATTCTTGGCGCATCAGAAGCCGACAAGAAGCAAAGTATTATAAATATTATTACCGACAGAGCAAAGAAAATCGACAAAACCCTATTTAACGATATCGATGAAGCTCTTCTGCCACGTTTTAATTACATTTTCTTCCCTCTTTGGGAAATGACTGAACTGCTTAAATATTTTCAAAAACTTATCGGACGCTAATGAATGTTGAAGAAACAAAAGAGGTATTGAACCAACTCTTAGATATCGACTTACGCAGTAACGCAGCAAAGTTCAAGTTTATTCCTTCATTCGAATACTCGCTAACAAAAGATTTTATTGCTGAATGCATCCAGGTAGTTGATACGTTATCCTATACGATGACAGAAGAAGCGGATCGCCATCTTGTAACAATCTCTGCCCTATTATGGACTTATGCTAAAGACAAATGGTTAGGGTTAGAGGATTACCTGATATTATTCCTTACCCGGCGAGGGTTTGCACCTACTGCCACAATGCTTGATGAAACATATATTCAATCCCAAGAAAAATTTAAAAGTCAAAGAAGCTTATTTAATCAGTTTGCTGTAACATTAAACCAAGTAAAATTCCAAATAAGGGTTGCCGAGAGATCATTTTTGATTACAAGTTTTCAAAAAGAGGTTTGGGACGCTGTGAATAACAATCGTATGGTTGGGGTTTCTGCACCAACTTCTGCGGGCAAGTCCTATATTATTTTGATAAAAATGATGGAACTGTTGCTGGAAAGAATAGGGCCCGTAATTTACATTGTACCAACTTTAAGCTTAGTTGCGCAAGTAGCTACCGATATTAAACGGCAACTCAGTTCTTTCAACATAGACTGCCAAGTCGAAACCTCGTATAATCATCAACAGCATGCACCTAATTTGGTTTACGTTCTAACACAGGAAAAAGCGCTTGCTGCATTTAGTACAACGGAACG from Mucilaginibacter sp. SJ includes:
- a CDS encoding HAD family hydrolase; translated protein: MENIKNIIFDYGNVIFSIDFLRVQQSWNQLGISNPEAFFGHKTQDEIFDKFDRGEVTAAQFRDYVREKTNDSSLTDLQIDAAWNSILVGIAEGNHELLLKLKDKYRTFLLSNINAIHYDYIMNYLKTDFGFEGNDHLFEKTYYSHLTGKRKPEPAIFEQVLKENKLKPEETLFIDDSPQHLEAAKKLGIQTFLMTAPDTIQSFAKREQLI
- a CDS encoding site-specific integrase gives rise to the protein MATVAAVVYEHHKKNDGTFNVKIRVYHKSQKKYIDTTHFVSRRQLDAEFNIKDKYLLRVLEETLEEYREEITRLKSKIDFLTCEGLRDYLQNLNSDIDFIKFAQEHIDRLIEEKREPYSKCFRVVRNSLIDYFKRTSASITEITSTMLHSYERFLKSERTHKRINQLGKEVTTTEKGLTESGLHNHMRDLRTLFNAARNLYNDDDLGIYKIKHYPFKKYKIGSAPLTESRDNTIEEVKTIMECVAESGSRAELAKDLYMLSFFMCGMNAVDLYNSETKWIKNGRLEYNRAKTKGRRKDRAFISIKIIDEAIPLLNKYIGKLTTRYCNYEGLDTALSDGMKKLRELTGIPDITLYWARHTFATLARNECRMSKDDVGQALNHIDNGHRTTDIYIAKDWRIVDEVQENVVDLLRSISKDVEILQIDPIVQRGAMRAIYA
- a CDS encoding HamA C-terminal domain-containing protein is translated as MEISEEKLKALRTYTCSVMNHVYWVKQAFDVVPSKEHYASCINYVDLQEYRDEFCDELVNTIPEWIYSNKKAAEIIDQMITEEGRSPRNAESALRTATFHKFRNGETDEMLLQGQFGELVLFNLLQVFFDAIPLLRKMSLTTSEKMERYGADAIHYNYTNSKHLLYLGEAKAYISSYQFNTAFEKALNSILDSYKNHRTELKLYIYDDFLDDELIPIAQAYKNGTLRPVELQFVSVILYNETNRILGASEADKKQSIINIITDRAKKIDKTLFNDIDEALLPRFNYIFFPLWEMTELLKYFQKLIGR